One window from the genome of Candidatus Nealsonbacteria bacterium encodes:
- the def gene encoding peptide deformylase encodes MVKLLKIAELGEEVLFRKAKPVKDVNDLEIQELIDDMIATLKHDNGVGLAAPQVFQSLRIIIVWSYPNPRYPDAPEFGPIAIINPEITVLSEEKEKGWEGCLSIPGIRGQVSRYKSIKVNFITRKGARQEATFNGFVARIIQHEEDHLNGKLCFLNVNEDIKDLATDKIWQKQMTEKWQKEKSKK; translated from the coding sequence ATGGTTAAATTATTAAAAATAGCTGAGTTAGGAGAAGAAGTATTGTTCCGAAAAGCAAAGCCAGTGAAAGACGTGAATGATCTTGAAATTCAGGAATTGATCGATGATATGATCGCTACGCTGAAACACGATAATGGAGTGGGATTAGCTGCTCCCCAAGTTTTTCAGTCCTTAAGGATTATCATTGTTTGGTCATATCCAAATCCAAGATACCCGGACGCGCCCGAATTTGGTCCCATTGCGATAATAAATCCAGAAATTACTGTTCTTTCAGAAGAAAAAGAAAAAGGATGGGAAGGTTGTTTGAGTATCCCAGGGATTAGAGGCCAGGTTTCTCGTTACAAATCAATAAAGGTAAACTTTATAACTAGAAAAGGAGCCAGACAGGAAGCGACTTTTAATGGTTTTGTGGCCAGAATTATTCAACACGAAGAAGATCATTTAAATGGTAAATTATGCTTTTTAAATGTGAATGAAGACATAAAAGACCTTGCAACTGATAAAATCTGGCAAAAACAGATGACTGAAAAATGGCAAAAAGAAAAAAGCAAGAAATAA
- a CDS encoding CPBP family intramembrane metalloprotease: protein MIETWFGPLTIEIWRLIVLFFIAGVGINIFIGIIADKCGAKGEEKIKSNFTVLHVLEVIILAPLLEELFFRGPIFWFFKGLSLTSLLMVLFWSGIIFGVPHGIIIDKNRWKILPNRIRIIKTIIVTAFLGILLGILVILTNSLLAAMILHAMLNSFAVFVSFLIIYTKKS from the coding sequence TTGATTGAAACTTGGTTTGGCCCATTAACGATTGAAATTTGGCGGTTAATAGTGCTTTTCTTTATAGCAGGAGTAGGAATAAATATTTTTATTGGCATTATCGCTGATAAATGTGGTGCAAAAGGAGAGGAAAAAATAAAGTCTAATTTCACTGTTCTTCATGTACTTGAAGTAATAATTTTAGCTCCTCTTTTAGAAGAACTTTTTTTCAGAGGTCCAATTTTCTGGTTTTTCAAGGGGCTTTCTCTAACTAGCTTACTAATGGTGCTATTTTGGAGCGGAATTATCTTTGGAGTGCCTCATGGAATAATAATAGACAAGAACAGATGGAAGATACTTCCCAATAGAATACGTATAATTAAAACAATAATTGTAACTGCATTTTTAGGTATTCTTTTGGGGATACTAGTAATTTTGACGAATTCTCTTCTTGCCGCAATGATATTGCATGCAATGCTGAACAGTTTCGCTGTTTTCGTAAGCTTTTTAATAATCTATACAAAAAAATCTTAA